The following are encoded together in the Bacteroidales bacterium MB20-C3-3 genome:
- a CDS encoding FtsW/RodA/SpoVE family cell cycle protein: protein MGDTFVKRLKGDKVIWVIVIALSLISIAAVYSSSSSLAFREDRSTFFYLMKQLRFVILGLTALYICSRIPLGWYRMLSYMGMILSIGLLIATMLIGSKINDAERWITIFGVSFQPSEIAKITTMLYLAKVLEDHKFETFKEFLIWVVAPLGLVLVLILNGSASTALVLGGLSFLVLIVAGIKSSHLFKSAGIATALIAVIFLAHIAFGFFPRISTMISRVKNFTNEKQIEDHLSPQEKQRILDKTFQADMAKIAIASSKGIGKGPGKSTQRYVLPHPYSDFIYSIIVEEWGLAGGITVLLLYISFLYRCIAIARGCTKIFSAITVIGLGLLITSQAMLHILVNVSILPVTGHTLPLISLGGTSLIIMSSAFGIILAVSRSVENTKCVTPDQPITELQEGEEALEL from the coding sequence ATGGGTGATACATTTGTAAAAAGGCTCAAAGGGGATAAGGTGATATGGGTAATAGTAATTGCCCTCTCCCTGATATCTATTGCAGCTGTCTATTCATCAAGCAGTTCGCTTGCGTTTAGAGAGGATAGGAGTACATTTTTCTATCTGATGAAGCAACTTAGATTTGTAATTTTGGGTCTTACTGCATTGTATATATGCTCCAGAATTCCATTGGGATGGTACAGGATGCTCTCATATATGGGCATGATTCTCAGTATTGGGCTGCTTATTGCGACAATGCTTATTGGAAGTAAAATTAACGATGCAGAGAGATGGATCACAATCTTTGGAGTCTCTTTTCAACCCAGTGAGATCGCAAAAATCACCACAATGCTCTACCTGGCTAAGGTGCTGGAAGATCACAAATTTGAGACATTCAAAGAGTTTTTAATATGGGTTGTTGCTCCTCTGGGTCTGGTACTTGTGCTGATTCTAAATGGCAGTGCATCAACTGCTCTTGTACTCGGAGGGCTCTCTTTTCTGGTTCTGATTGTAGCTGGAATAAAAAGCTCTCATCTGTTCAAGTCAGCCGGTATAGCAACTGCTCTTATTGCAGTGATTTTCCTTGCCCATATAGCATTTGGATTCTTCCCAAGGATATCAACAATGATATCCCGTGTTAAGAATTTCACCAACGAAAAGCAGATTGAAGACCACCTCTCACCTCAGGAAAAACAGCGGATTCTGGACAAAACTTTCCAGGCAGATATGGCCAAAATAGCCATTGCATCATCAAAAGGTATAGGGAAGGGTCCCGGTAAAAGCACCCAAAGATATGTCTTGCCTCACCCCTATTCAGATTTTATATATTCAATCATTGTTGAGGAGTGGGGTCTTGCAGGCGGAATAACTGTTCTGCTTTTGTATATATCTTTTCTTTACCGGTGTATTGCGATTGCACGGGGGTGCACAAAAATCTTCTCAGCCATCACGGTAATCGGCCTGGGGCTTCTTATAACATCTCAGGCAATGCTGCATATTTTGGTCAATGTCAGTATACTTCCTGTGACAGGACACACCCTGCCGTTAATCAGTCTGGGGGGAACATCCCTGATAATTATGAGCTCTGCTTTTGGAATTATTCTGGCAGTTAGCAGAAGTGTAGAAAACACCAAATGCGTTACGCCGGACCAGCCAATCACAGAACTACAAGAGGGAGAGGAGGCCCTTGAGCTATGA
- the murG gene encoding undecaprenyldiphospho-muramoylpentapeptide beta-N-acetylglucosaminyltransferase produces MMSPKRIIISGGGTGGHIFPAISIANEIIKKSPESKILFVGALGKMEMERVPEAGYEIEGLPVAGLKRKFSFSNLMLPFKVMESLRRAGKILDRFKPDVVVGVGGYASAPLLWMAGKRGIPYLIQEQNSYAGLTNRILSKKASVICTAYEGMSKFFPEDKILVTGNPVREGIKLTTAELKAQGKIHFGIAPEERLLLVTGGSLGARTLNTAVQEWIKQNEKCRFRILWQTGKFYKEEMDKFINEHQRDYVKHYAFLERMDLAIAAADVIITRAGAGTISELSIAGKACIFVPSPMVAEDHQTHNAMTLVNNGAAMMIKDSESDVYLMKTASELIEDKLRIEELEEKIKQMAYTDASSIIVNEVFKLAKRDK; encoded by the coding sequence ATGATGAGTCCAAAAAGAATAATAATTAGCGGAGGAGGAACAGGTGGCCATATTTTTCCTGCAATATCGATAGCCAATGAGATTATTAAAAAAAGTCCTGAAAGTAAGATTCTCTTTGTTGGGGCTTTGGGGAAAATGGAGATGGAGAGAGTTCCGGAGGCTGGATATGAGATTGAAGGGCTACCTGTTGCAGGGTTGAAAAGAAAATTTTCCTTTTCGAATTTAATGTTACCATTCAAAGTAATGGAGAGTTTAAGAAGAGCGGGTAAGATACTTGACAGATTCAAACCGGATGTTGTGGTGGGAGTTGGTGGTTATGCCAGTGCTCCTCTTCTTTGGATGGCAGGAAAAAGAGGCATCCCCTATCTTATTCAGGAGCAAAACTCGTATGCAGGACTGACAAACAGAATCCTTTCAAAAAAGGCCTCTGTAATATGTACTGCTTACGAAGGGATGTCAAAGTTTTTTCCTGAAGATAAGATTTTGGTCACAGGAAATCCTGTCAGAGAGGGCATCAAACTAACAACTGCAGAACTCAAGGCTCAGGGGAAAATACATTTTGGAATAGCTCCTGAAGAGAGACTCCTTCTTGTAACGGGTGGTAGTCTTGGAGCAAGAACTCTGAATACAGCTGTTCAGGAGTGGATTAAACAAAACGAGAAGTGCCGGTTCAGAATACTATGGCAAACGGGAAAGTTTTATAAAGAGGAGATGGACAAATTCATTAATGAACACCAGAGAGATTATGTAAAACACTATGCTTTCCTGGAGAGGATGGATCTTGCAATTGCAGCAGCCGATGTTATTATAACAAGAGCGGGTGCAGGGACAATATCTGAGTTGAGTATAGCCGGTAAAGCCTGCATATTTGTCCCCTCCCCTATGGTTGCTGAAGATCATCAGACTCACAACGCTATGACATTAGTCAACAATGGAGCAGCTATGATGATTAAAGACTCTGAATCAGATGTTTATTTAATGAAAACAGCATCAGAACTTATTGAAGACAAACTAAGAATTGAGGAACTAGAGGAGAAGATTAAGCAGATGGCATATACAGATGCTTCCTCAATTATTGTGAATGAAGTATTTAAACTTGCAAAAAGAGACAAATGA
- the murC gene encoding UDP-N-acetylmuramate--L-alanine ligase, translated as MKRVYLIGIGGIGMSALARYYKHAGSLVAGYDRTPGKITAELEKEGIDIHFEDNIDLIPSEIRFNTDDTLVIYTPAVPADLKELVYFIDGGFRLVKRSLALGEVAASKKTLAVAGTHGKTSTSTLLAHIVTSSGKGCTAFLGGISKNYHTNLLLSKGEFLVAEADEFDRSFLQLWPDTAIITSTDADHLDIYSNHKNIKEAFSEFASQIKPGGNLIIKNSLELDKSLNEGVKLYTYSFDKGGDFHAEDIKLLSGGYFSFTLVHPEGRITDCRVGIPGWVNVENGIAASAAALLNGIDEESVKIALNSFAGVERRFDIHINTPSIAYIDDYAHHPNEISAAISSIRDIFPGRRLTGIFQPHLYTRTRDFAEEFAKSLDKLDELILMDIYPARELPIEGVNSEMILNMMSLEKRRVVKREDLLDYVSSTEPDILITFGAGDIDRFIDPLTEMLKKRYNV; from the coding sequence ATGAAAAGAGTCTATCTTATAGGTATCGGAGGCATTGGGATGAGTGCACTGGCGCGTTATTACAAACACGCAGGATCTCTGGTAGCGGGGTATGACCGTACTCCCGGTAAAATTACTGCAGAACTTGAGAAAGAGGGAATAGACATACACTTTGAAGATAATATTGATCTTATTCCTTCAGAGATAAGATTCAATACAGATGATACTCTGGTGATATATACACCTGCCGTACCGGCGGATCTTAAAGAGCTTGTCTATTTCATAGATGGCGGATTCAGGCTTGTAAAGAGGTCACTGGCACTGGGTGAGGTAGCTGCATCAAAAAAAACTCTGGCAGTTGCCGGAACACACGGCAAGACATCTACATCTACTCTTCTTGCTCATATAGTCACATCTTCCGGGAAGGGCTGTACAGCATTCCTTGGTGGAATATCCAAAAACTACCACACTAATCTGCTCCTGTCAAAAGGGGAGTTTCTTGTGGCTGAAGCTGATGAGTTTGACAGATCATTTTTGCAATTGTGGCCTGATACTGCAATAATAACTTCAACAGATGCAGATCACCTGGATATATACAGCAATCATAAGAATATAAAAGAGGCCTTCTCAGAATTTGCATCCCAGATAAAACCAGGGGGGAATCTGATTATAAAAAACTCCCTGGAACTTGATAAGAGTCTGAATGAAGGTGTAAAGCTCTATACATACTCTTTTGACAAAGGAGGAGATTTTCATGCAGAGGATATTAAACTGCTGAGCGGTGGATACTTCAGCTTTACGCTGGTACACCCTGAAGGCAGAATAACAGATTGCAGGGTAGGCATTCCGGGCTGGGTTAATGTAGAGAACGGCATAGCAGCATCCGCTGCCGCATTACTTAATGGTATTGATGAAGAGAGCGTAAAGATTGCTCTTAATTCATTTGCAGGGGTGGAGAGGAGATTTGACATACATATAAACACCCCTTCAATAGCATATATCGATGATTATGCACACCATCCAAATGAAATATCAGCAGCAATCAGTTCAATAAGAGACATTTTCCCCGGGAGAAGACTTACAGGGATATTCCAGCCACATCTTTACACCCGAACCCGTGATTTTGCAGAAGAGTTTGCTAAAAGCCTGGACAAGCTTGATGAGCTGATTCTTATGGATATTTATCCGGCCAGGGAGCTTCCAATAGAGGGGGTAAATTCGGAAATGATACTAAATATGATGTCCCTTGAAAAGAGAAGAGTTGTAAAGAGAGAAGATTTACTGGATTATGTCAGCTCAACAGAGCCGGATATACTCATAACATTTGGTGCTGGAGATATTGACAGATTTATTGACCCGCTGACAGAGATGCTCAAAAAGAGATACAATGTTTAA
- the ftsA gene encoding cell division protein FtsA produces the protein MKTYTAAIDLGTTKVVSLVGEKSESGYKIISFHEAPSKGIMRGEVVNIQNVLDSLMPTLDEIKSECSVDIKEVYVGIAGQHIRCSDEGCKRNRQRPDNLITQEEIDEMKEEMYKTRVNAGEKILHVIPQSYNVDDHIGQTEVVGMVGSQIEGNYKLFIGRTNSAEHSKSVINRANLKLKELVLEPVASALAVLSEEEMEMGVAMIDIGGGTTDLLVIENNIIRHTAVIPFGGNSITEDLKQGCGVSSRNAEQMKIQYGSCITEYAPDNKTVIIPGMNGANSREVSFKVIASIIEARVAEIVEAVMYEIERSGFQEKLHAGIVLTGGGSQLAHICNYVSYKTGYETRIASPNNNITFDSPEGVNKPSSSTAVGLLIYGCEKMREAENDFASANIMKETTLFSEEQLVSAVVEQKPAQKAPQKKQKRGRFFDNFKVNIGTFFDSGDNEA, from the coding sequence ATGAAAACTTACACAGCAGCAATTGACCTGGGCACAACAAAGGTTGTGAGCCTGGTTGGAGAGAAGAGCGAATCCGGCTATAAAATTATCTCTTTTCATGAGGCACCCTCTAAGGGAATAATGAGAGGGGAAGTTGTAAATATCCAGAATGTTCTGGATTCACTGATGCCCACTCTTGATGAAATAAAGAGCGAGTGCAGCGTAGATATTAAGGAGGTGTATGTTGGAATAGCAGGTCAGCACATCAGGTGTTCAGATGAGGGTTGTAAAAGGAACAGACAGAGGCCTGATAATCTTATCACCCAGGAGGAGATTGATGAGATGAAGGAGGAGATGTACAAAACAAGAGTAAATGCAGGGGAGAAAATTCTGCATGTAATTCCACAAAGCTACAATGTTGATGACCACATTGGCCAGACAGAAGTTGTGGGTATGGTTGGCAGCCAGATAGAGGGGAACTATAAGCTTTTCATAGGAAGGACAAATTCTGCCGAACATAGTAAGTCAGTAATAAACAGAGCAAATCTTAAACTAAAGGAGCTGGTTCTGGAACCTGTCGCATCTGCCCTGGCAGTACTTTCTGAAGAGGAGATGGAGATGGGTGTTGCAATGATTGATATCGGAGGGGGAACAACTGATTTGTTGGTGATAGAAAATAATATAATCAGGCATACTGCAGTAATACCTTTTGGAGGCAACTCAATCACAGAAGACCTAAAGCAGGGGTGCGGAGTCTCCTCAAGAAATGCTGAGCAGATGAAAATACAGTATGGATCTTGTATCACCGAATATGCTCCTGATAATAAAACGGTAATTATCCCCGGCATGAACGGAGCAAACTCAAGAGAGGTATCATTTAAGGTTATTGCCAGCATAATAGAAGCGAGAGTTGCCGAGATTGTGGAAGCTGTTATGTATGAAATAGAGCGTTCAGGTTTCCAGGAAAAATTACACGCCGGCATCGTTCTCACAGGCGGCGGATCTCAACTTGCTCATATCTGTAACTATGTGAGTTACAAGACAGGATACGAGACAAGGATTGCCTCTCCAAATAATAATATTACCTTTGACTCGCCTGAGGGTGTTAACAAGCCGAGCTCATCAACAGCGGTGGGACTCCTTATATATGGCTGTGAAAAGATGAGAGAGGCGGAGAATGATTTTGCAAGTGCAAACATTATGAAAGAGACTACACTCTTTAGTGAGGAGCAGCTTGTAAGTGCAGTAGTTGAGCAAAAGCCGGCACAAAAAGCACCTCAAAAGAAACAAAAGAGAGGACGGTTTTTTGACAACTTTAAGGTTAATATTGGCACCTTCTTTGATTCAGGAGACAACGAAGCATAA
- the ftsZ gene encoding cell division protein FtsZ yields the protein MKDYIPVNWESNGSIIKVIGVGGGGGNAVSQMFQQGIKDVDFMICNTDTMALKNSPVPEKIQLGHDLAKGLGAGCDPERGRSAALESIDTIKASLSGQTEMVFITAGMGGGTGTGAAPVIAKLAKDLNLLTVGVVTLPFRDEGQEFLKRAVVGIKELEKYVDSLLIIDNQKIYKIFGELNIFEAFPKSNSVLNSAVKGIAEIITRPGFINVDFADVKMIMQNSGMALLGTGTAEGDNRAIRAVEEAFSSPLLNDYDLKTAKGVLVNITSSSNNGLTMAELSQIMDYIKEYTGENVLKFKRGVVNDPEIGEAISVTVVATGFDMHSLPQISTEGDKIVETVTLGDSLNSQQQPGQVIIDIKSNPKIQIEPISRTERAKQPAAQSSPAPGSVKTKPALILAPEENIVDLENQPAYIRRKVMINKEEKAPMHQERPDNRGADSMRLEERDGKQHLLSDNSYLHQTQD from the coding sequence ATGAAAGATTATATACCGGTTAATTGGGAATCTAACGGCTCAATCATTAAGGTGATTGGTGTTGGGGGCGGCGGTGGAAATGCCGTTAGCCAGATGTTCCAGCAGGGCATCAAGGATGTGGATTTTATGATCTGCAATACAGACACTATGGCTCTTAAGAACAGCCCTGTCCCTGAAAAGATTCAGCTGGGCCATGACCTTGCAAAGGGTCTTGGTGCAGGGTGTGATCCTGAGAGAGGAAGAAGCGCCGCTCTTGAGTCTATTGACACAATTAAAGCATCTCTCTCCGGACAGACTGAGATGGTATTTATAACTGCAGGAATGGGAGGTGGCACCGGCACAGGAGCCGCTCCGGTAATTGCAAAACTCGCTAAAGATCTTAATCTTCTTACAGTAGGAGTTGTTACCTTGCCTTTCAGAGATGAGGGGCAGGAGTTTCTTAAGAGAGCTGTTGTGGGGATAAAGGAGCTGGAGAAATATGTAGACTCGCTTCTTATTATTGATAACCAGAAAATCTATAAGATTTTTGGAGAACTTAATATATTTGAGGCCTTCCCAAAATCAAATTCAGTTCTTAATTCAGCTGTAAAAGGTATAGCAGAAATTATTACCAGACCAGGGTTCATCAATGTTGACTTCGCAGATGTTAAGATGATTATGCAGAACAGCGGAATGGCCTTGCTTGGAACCGGCACTGCAGAGGGAGACAACAGAGCAATAAGAGCAGTTGAGGAGGCATTCTCCTCTCCTTTGCTGAATGATTATGACCTTAAAACTGCAAAGGGTGTTCTTGTAAATATAACTTCAAGCAGCAACAATGGCCTTACAATGGCGGAGCTCTCCCAGATTATGGACTACATTAAGGAGTACACAGGGGAGAATGTTCTTAAATTTAAGAGAGGCGTTGTTAACGATCCTGAAATCGGAGAGGCTATCAGCGTAACAGTAGTTGCTACAGGATTTGATATGCATTCGTTGCCTCAGATCTCAACAGAGGGGGACAAAATAGTTGAGACTGTTACATTAGGTGATTCTCTCAACAGTCAGCAACAACCGGGACAGGTTATTATTGATATCAAGAGTAATCCAAAAATACAGATTGAGCCTATTTCCAGAACTGAAAGAGCAAAACAACCAGCTGCACAATCTTCTCCTGCACCAGGGAGTGTGAAGACAAAACCGGCTCTGATACTGGCCCCGGAAGAGAATATAGTTGATCTGGAAAATCAGCCGGCATACATAAGAAGAAAGGTAATGATTAACAAGGAGGAGAAGGCCCCAATGCATCAGGAGAGACCAGATAACAGAGGGGCAGATTCAATGAGGCTTGAGGAGAGAGATGGCAAGCAACATCTTCTTTCAGACAACTCATACCTCCATCAAACACAAGACTAA
- the gltX gene encoding glutamate--tRNA ligase, with translation MAERTRVRFAPSPTGPLHIGGVRTALYNYLYAKQRGGDFILRIEDTDSQRFVPGAEEYIIEALAWCGISPDEGVENGKIVENPSEKHSHAPYRQSQRKPLYRKYAEELVEKGFAYYSFDSSEELDKLRAECESRGETFTYNYQVRESLTTSLRLSAEETSKRVKEENHWVIRFKMPVDRVVKMVDMIRGEIEVNTNTLDDKVLWKAADELPTYHLANIVDDHLMEITDVIRGEEWLPSLPLHYLLYEAFGWDNEQPKFAHLSLLLKPDGKGKLSKRDGDRLGFPVFPLEWTNSEGEKSRGYREDGYFPEAFVNLLAFLGWNPGTEQEIFSLEELAESFSLDRVIKSGAKFNPDKARWFNQEYLRMRSPEELAGAFSAHLSEKGISRKMDYITNVVSLLKERAVFTKDFWDLGEYFFVRPEEYDQNVKTKYWKEETPGILKEISGMLNSLDEFNKENIEHTLPVLIKERGWQMGAVMNTLRLALVGASKGPGVADIISLLGKEESIARIDKIIKLFA, from the coding sequence ATGGCGGAAAGAACAAGAGTTCGTTTTGCACCAAGTCCAACAGGTCCACTGCATATAGGTGGGGTGAGGACAGCACTTTACAACTATCTCTATGCAAAACAGAGAGGCGGAGACTTTATTCTCAGAATTGAAGACACAGATTCTCAAAGATTTGTACCCGGAGCTGAGGAGTATATTATTGAGGCTCTTGCATGGTGCGGAATCTCTCCCGATGAGGGGGTAGAGAATGGGAAGATTGTTGAAAATCCATCTGAAAAACATAGTCATGCTCCTTACAGGCAATCACAAAGAAAACCTCTGTACAGGAAATATGCAGAGGAGCTGGTTGAAAAGGGTTTTGCATATTATTCATTTGACTCATCTGAGGAGCTGGATAAATTAAGAGCAGAGTGTGAATCAAGAGGAGAGACCTTTACATACAACTATCAGGTCAGGGAGAGCCTGACAACCTCATTAAGACTCTCTGCTGAGGAGACTTCAAAAAGAGTTAAAGAGGAGAATCACTGGGTCATAAGATTTAAAATGCCTGTAGACAGAGTGGTTAAAATGGTTGATATGATCAGAGGAGAGATTGAGGTGAACACCAATACACTTGACGACAAAGTGCTGTGGAAAGCCGCAGATGAACTTCCAACATATCATCTTGCCAATATTGTTGACGATCATCTTATGGAGATTACTGATGTAATCCGCGGGGAGGAGTGGCTCCCGTCACTGCCCCTGCACTATCTACTTTATGAGGCCTTTGGCTGGGATAATGAACAGCCAAAATTTGCACATCTCTCTCTTCTTCTTAAGCCGGACGGAAAAGGGAAATTGAGCAAAAGGGATGGAGACAGACTCGGCTTTCCGGTATTTCCGCTTGAGTGGACTAACAGCGAAGGGGAGAAATCGAGAGGATACAGAGAGGATGGCTACTTTCCTGAAGCATTTGTAAATCTACTTGCATTTCTTGGATGGAATCCGGGTACAGAACAAGAGATTTTTTCACTTGAAGAGTTAGCAGAGTCCTTCTCTCTGGATAGAGTAATAAAATCAGGTGCAAAATTTAATCCTGACAAAGCTCGCTGGTTTAATCAGGAGTATTTAAGAATGAGGAGTCCGGAAGAGTTAGCCGGTGCCTTCTCCGCTCATCTGTCAGAGAAGGGTATCTCCAGGAAAATGGATTATATTACCAATGTAGTATCCCTTCTTAAGGAGAGAGCTGTTTTTACTAAAGACTTCTGGGATCTTGGAGAGTATTTCTTTGTAAGGCCGGAAGAGTATGATCAAAATGTAAAAACAAAATACTGGAAAGAGGAGACCCCCGGAATCCTTAAAGAGATTTCAGGAATGCTAAACTCTCTGGATGAGTTTAACAAAGAGAACATTGAGCACACACTGCCCGTGCTTATAAAAGAGCGTGGCTGGCAAATGGGGGCAGTAATGAATACGCTAAGGCTGGCACTTGTAGGTGCTTCAAAGGGTCCCGGTGTTGCCGACATCATTTCCCTGCTGGGAAAAGAGGAGAGCATAGCCAGGATTGATAAAATTATTAAACTTTTTGCCTGA
- the galE gene encoding UDP-glucose 4-epimerase GalE gives MDKIKILVTGGTGYIGAHTVVELDAAGYSVVIVDNFSNSSADVLARLERITGKRHPFMELDCADRGDMEKLFTEHPDITAAIHFAAFKAVGESVDKPLEYYRNNIGSLVYLLEQLQRDGRDGGIVFSSSCTVYGQPDNQHLPVNESAPLQPATSPYGRTKQICEDILADTVKASKGALKAIALRYFNPIGAHPSSLIGELPIGIPQNLLPFVTQTAIGVRNELSIFGDDYNTPDGTCIRDYIYVCDLAKAHVKAVERIIENSERPGEIEYFNLGTGRGLSVLEVVNKFMEATGVKVPYKIVGRRAGDIEKVWADPLKANEVLGWKADTPLEDVFRSAWGWEKKIRQKV, from the coding sequence ATGGATAAAATAAAGATACTTGTTACGGGAGGAACCGGTTATATTGGTGCTCATACTGTTGTTGAACTTGATGCAGCAGGATATAGTGTTGTAATAGTTGATAACTTCTCCAACTCATCTGCAGATGTACTTGCCAGATTAGAGAGAATCACAGGGAAAAGACACCCTTTTATGGAGCTTGACTGCGCTGACAGAGGTGATATGGAAAAGCTCTTCACTGAACATCCTGATATTACGGCTGCAATCCATTTTGCAGCCTTTAAGGCAGTAGGGGAGAGTGTAGATAAACCGCTGGAATATTATAGAAACAATATTGGATCTCTTGTATATCTTCTTGAGCAATTGCAGAGAGATGGAAGAGATGGAGGTATTGTTTTTTCATCCTCCTGTACTGTATACGGACAGCCGGATAATCAGCATCTACCTGTAAACGAGAGTGCTCCGCTTCAGCCGGCTACTTCACCCTACGGAAGAACAAAACAGATATGTGAAGATATTCTGGCCGATACTGTTAAAGCCTCAAAGGGGGCGCTAAAGGCAATAGCATTAAGGTATTTTAACCCAATAGGAGCTCATCCATCTTCGCTGATAGGGGAGTTGCCTATTGGGATTCCTCAGAATTTACTCCCTTTCGTAACCCAGACAGCAATTGGAGTCAGAAATGAGTTGAGCATCTTTGGAGATGACTATAATACACCGGACGGAACTTGTATAAGAGATTACATTTATGTATGTGACCTTGCCAAGGCACATGTAAAAGCTGTAGAAAGAATTATTGAGAATAGTGAAAGGCCGGGAGAGATTGAGTATTTCAATCTTGGCACAGGCAGAGGTCTCTCTGTTCTGGAGGTGGTAAACAAATTTATGGAGGCTACAGGTGTTAAGGTGCCCTATAAAATTGTTGGAAGAAGGGCAGGCGATATTGAAAAAGTGTGGGCAGACCCTTTAAAAGCAAACGAAGTGCTCGGCTGGAAAGCCGACACTCCGCTTGAAGATGTTTTCAGATCTGCCTGGGGTTGGGAGAAAAAGATCAGGCAAAAAGTTTAA
- a CDS encoding DegT/DnrJ/EryC1/StrS family aminotransferase has translation MKIEMLDLKGQYIKIKEEIDLEIENVLKETQFIGGRQVSEFATALSEYLSSKFVVTCANGTDALQIALMSLGLERGDEVIIPAFTYAATAEVVALLGLTPVLVDVHPDNFNLDTSQIPQVISEKTKAIMPVHLFGQSAEMAKVMEMAKRYGLKVIEDNAQAIGSKFLTDEGERINCGTIGDIGCTSFFPSKNLGCYGDGGAMFTQNQEIAERLKMIANHGQRIKYRHDVVGCNSRLDTIQAAILKVKLSKLDEYSSSRNMAAKAYCELLNGVEEIVIPKEMPYSTHVYHQFTIRCSRRDELKEHLMRQGIPTMIYYPFPIHHQPAFAERVAIRCDLAVAERLSGEVLSLPMHTELKSPVIKYIADSIKNFFCRQ, from the coding sequence ATGAAAATAGAGATGCTTGACCTTAAGGGTCAATACATAAAGATAAAAGAGGAGATTGATCTGGAGATAGAAAATGTTTTGAAAGAGACTCAGTTCATTGGTGGTCGCCAGGTCTCTGAATTTGCAACAGCTCTTTCTGAATATCTCTCTTCAAAGTTTGTAGTCACTTGTGCAAATGGTACGGATGCTTTGCAGATTGCTCTTATGTCGCTTGGCTTGGAAAGAGGGGACGAGGTGATTATACCTGCATTTACATACGCCGCTACTGCTGAGGTAGTAGCCCTTCTCGGCCTCACTCCTGTACTTGTTGATGTTCATCCGGACAATTTTAATTTAGATACCTCTCAGATACCACAGGTTATCTCTGAAAAAACCAAAGCTATTATGCCCGTTCATCTTTTTGGTCAATCCGCAGAGATGGCAAAAGTCATGGAGATGGCAAAAAGATATGGATTGAAGGTTATTGAGGATAACGCCCAGGCAATTGGCTCAAAATTTCTGACAGATGAGGGAGAGAGAATTAATTGTGGAACTATTGGGGATATTGGGTGTACATCCTTCTTCCCATCTAAGAATCTTGGATGCTACGGAGATGGAGGGGCTATGTTTACACAGAATCAGGAGATTGCAGAGAGGTTAAAAATGATTGCTAATCATGGTCAGAGGATTAAATACAGGCATGATGTGGTTGGCTGTAATTCCAGACTTGATACGATTCAGGCCGCAATACTTAAGGTAAAGCTTTCAAAACTTGATGAGTATTCATCATCAAGAAATATGGCTGCAAAGGCATATTGTGAATTACTTAATGGAGTTGAAGAGATAGTCATACCCAAAGAGATGCCCTACTCAACTCATGTATATCACCAGTTTACCATAAGGTGCAGCAGAAGAGATGAGCTAAAGGAACACCTTATGAGACAAGGGATTCCAACAATGATATACTACCCTTTTCCAATCCATCATCAGCCGGCTTTTGCAGAGAGGGTTGCAATCCGATGTGATCTTGCGGTGGCTGAAAGATTGTCCGGGGAGGTTCTATCTCTTCCGATGCATACAGAGCTTAAATCCCCGGTTATTAAATATATAGCAGATAGTATTAAAAACTTCTTTTGCAGACAATAA
- the rpiB gene encoding ribose 5-phosphate isomerase B, with the protein MKIGIASDHAGYELKEILKEELTILGYQTEDFGTNSPASMDYPDVAHPLAKAVENGDLPLGIAICGSGNGISMTVNKYPGIRAALCWNEELAKLARNHNNANILSLPARFITHQEAIAILKSFLAASFEGGRHETRINKIPCR; encoded by the coding sequence ATGAAAATAGGTATTGCTTCTGACCACGCAGGATACGAACTTAAAGAGATTTTAAAAGAAGAGCTGACAATATTGGGCTACCAGACTGAAGACTTTGGAACTAACTCTCCGGCGAGTATGGACTACCCGGATGTAGCTCACCCTCTTGCAAAAGCTGTTGAAAATGGAGATCTGCCACTGGGAATTGCAATTTGTGGTTCAGGGAATGGTATAAGTATGACAGTTAACAAATACCCGGGTATAAGAGCCGCTCTATGCTGGAACGAAGAGCTGGCAAAACTTGCAAGAAATCACAACAATGCAAACATCCTTTCACTTCCGGCAAGATTTATTACTCATCAAGAGGCAATAGCAATTCTTAAATCTTTTCTTGCAGCATCATTTGAAGGAGGAAGACACGAAACCAGAATTAACAAAATTCCCTGCAGATGA